Proteins from a genomic interval of uncultured Desulfuromusa sp.:
- the gspC gene encoding type II secretion system protein GspC, whose protein sequence is MQIDLQRLLNYLLLLLSVVGGIISGMLVTRLVDLSLGGETMSPAVSVSRRVEARPLQEDDFQIILDRNLFNSAAIGTAETMSLSSTVIAAEAAEDAAGVIADLVLIGTVVAGDDSLALIQSGTKAGIFQLKEELAPGLVVSQIGRKLVILMDHGVPRELPLKQRKGAKAQLVKKDDSPATQGIVAIDDSRWQVSKAVANNARANLNTLLQTARMIPEVNNGKTVGFKLVAIDKGSLLEKIGLRVGDLIVEINQVKLNSPEKALQIFQQVREANNITLGLMRNGKPETFEYSFE, encoded by the coding sequence GTGCAAATTGATCTGCAAAGATTACTGAATTACCTGCTTCTGCTATTGTCAGTCGTTGGTGGAATAATCTCAGGGATGCTGGTGACGCGTCTGGTGGACTTGTCGCTGGGAGGTGAAACCATGTCCCCTGCCGTTTCCGTATCGAGACGGGTGGAAGCACGTCCACTCCAGGAAGACGACTTTCAGATTATTCTGGATAGAAATCTGTTTAATTCTGCTGCTATTGGAACGGCTGAAACCATGAGCCTCTCTTCGACAGTCATCGCGGCGGAGGCAGCTGAAGACGCTGCCGGAGTTATTGCCGACCTTGTCCTTATCGGCACGGTTGTCGCCGGGGATGATTCTCTCGCGTTGATTCAATCCGGCACCAAAGCAGGTATTTTTCAATTGAAAGAGGAGTTGGCACCTGGCTTGGTTGTGAGTCAGATCGGGCGTAAACTTGTGATTCTTATGGATCATGGAGTCCCTCGTGAGTTGCCGCTGAAACAGCGCAAAGGGGCCAAGGCACAACTGGTCAAGAAAGATGATAGTCCTGCCACACAGGGAATTGTTGCCATTGATGACAGCCGTTGGCAGGTCTCGAAAGCTGTTGCGAATAACGCTCGGGCCAATCTCAATACTTTATTGCAGACTGCGCGAATGATCCCGGAAGTCAATAATGGGAAAACCGTAGGTTTTAAGCTGGTCGCGATAGACAAGGGTTCTCTGCTCGAGAAAATTGGCCTGCGAGTTGGGGATTTGATTGTTGAAATTAACCAGGTAAAGTTGAACAGCCCTGAAAAGGCGCTGCAGATTTTCCAGCAAGTTCGTGAGGCTAACAATATCACTCTTGGCCTCATGCGTAATGGGAAACCGGAAACTTTTGAATATAGTTTTGAATAG
- a CDS encoding NAD(P)H-quinone oxidoreductase: MESTAKMKAVLIDEFGAPEVMKVGVINKPQPKANEVLIKVVATSINRPDLVQRVGNYPPPAGDSEILGLEVAGTIAEVGSDVSGWKVGDRVMALVGGGGYAEYAVAYAIHVMPIPDSMSFEEAACVNESYITAFLNVFMIGGLQDGQTAIFHGGGGGVNTAAIQLAKALTPNSKLIITANPTKMERVKELGADLIIDYTETPDFSDLVKEFTNKKGVDVILDHVGAKYLKPNMASLGYQGKLVIIGIISGIKAELNLALMMVKRQQIIGSVLRSRPVSEKGDIIAEFTRRALPKFADRTIVPIIEKVFPLEDVVAAHQMMEEDKHFGKIVLKISEP; encoded by the coding sequence ATGGAGTCAACAGCAAAAATGAAAGCCGTTCTCATAGATGAATTCGGTGCCCCAGAGGTAATGAAAGTTGGAGTAATCAATAAACCACAACCAAAAGCCAATGAAGTATTGATCAAAGTTGTCGCCACAAGCATTAACCGTCCCGATCTGGTGCAAAGAGTGGGGAACTATCCCCCACCGGCAGGGGATTCAGAGATTCTTGGTCTTGAAGTCGCGGGAACCATAGCTGAGGTCGGTAGCGATGTCAGTGGCTGGAAGGTTGGCGACCGGGTCATGGCTCTGGTCGGTGGTGGCGGATACGCAGAATACGCTGTGGCTTATGCTATCCACGTCATGCCGATTCCTGACAGCATGAGCTTTGAAGAAGCGGCCTGCGTCAATGAAAGCTATATTACAGCTTTTCTCAATGTCTTTATGATCGGCGGTCTGCAGGACGGTCAAACAGCCATTTTCCATGGTGGTGGAGGCGGCGTCAATACTGCTGCGATCCAACTTGCAAAAGCCTTGACTCCAAACTCCAAGCTGATCATCACAGCCAATCCAACCAAGATGGAAAGAGTCAAGGAACTGGGGGCTGACCTGATCATTGATTATACTGAAACACCTGATTTTTCAGATCTGGTGAAAGAGTTCACCAATAAAAAAGGAGTCGATGTTATTCTTGATCACGTCGGCGCCAAATATCTGAAACCCAACATGGCTTCTTTGGGTTACCAGGGTAAACTGGTGATTATCGGCATCATCAGCGGCATTAAGGCGGAACTGAACCTTGCCTTGATGATGGTTAAACGTCAGCAAATTATTGGTTCTGTGCTTCGGAGCCGTCCCGTATCGGAAAAAGGGGATATCATTGCTGAATTTACCCGCCGAGCGCTACCCAAGTTTGCCGATCGGACCATTGTTCCCATCATTGAGAAGGTTTTTCCCCTGGAAGATGTGGTTGCAGCACACCAGATGATGGAAGAGGACAAGCACTTTGGCAAGATTGTCTTAAAAATTTCAGAGCCCTGA
- a CDS encoding NUDIX domain-containing protein, whose translation MPFKITDFTISPYRENTFVKPVQLHYSQNGKDRSWEAVKSHDSVSVLLYHREKKAFLVVRQFRPPVYMNHKEHSCTYELCAGIVDKDVSLEQITREEIEEECGYDVPSTSIKKISSFFTNVGVTGSKQNIFFATISDAMKVHAGGGIDNEQIELEYIPLIAAKTFLFNEDLAKTPGLMFAFYWFFEKYGDNGQKLSAED comes from the coding sequence ATGCCTTTTAAAATTACCGATTTCACGATTTCGCCCTACCGGGAAAATACTTTTGTCAAACCGGTACAATTGCACTATTCCCAGAACGGAAAAGATCGCTCCTGGGAGGCGGTAAAAAGTCACGACAGTGTCTCAGTCCTGCTCTATCACCGCGAAAAAAAGGCATTTCTAGTAGTCAGACAATTCCGGCCACCTGTCTACATGAACCACAAAGAACATTCCTGTACATATGAATTGTGTGCAGGAATCGTAGATAAAGATGTTTCCCTCGAGCAAATCACAAGAGAGGAGATTGAAGAAGAATGTGGTTACGATGTTCCATCAACATCAATCAAAAAAATCAGTTCGTTCTTCACCAATGTTGGCGTCACGGGAAGCAAACAGAATATTTTTTTCGCCACCATCAGTGATGCGATGAAAGTCCACGCCGGAGGTGGAATTGACAACGAACAAATAGAACTTGAATATATCCCACTTATTGCAGCAAAGACGTTTCTTTTCAACGAGGATCTGGCAAAGACTCCTGGGCTGATGTTTGCCTTTTACTGGTTTTTTGAAAAATACGGTGATAATGGGCAGAAGCTATCGGCAGAAGATTGA